The Budorcas taxicolor isolate Tak-1 chromosome 2, Takin1.1, whole genome shotgun sequence genome window below encodes:
- the BRI3 gene encoding brain protein I3 — MDHKPLLQERPPAYNLEAGQGEFACAPHGYGAIAAAPPPPYPYLVTGIPTHHPRVYNIHSRNVTRYPANSIVVVGGCPVCRVGVLEDSFTFLGIFLAIVLFPFGFICCFALRKRRCPNCGANFT; from the exons ATGGACCACAAGCCCCTGCTGCAGGAGCGGCCGCCCGCCTACAACCTGGAGGCCGGCCAGGGCGAGTTCGCGTGCGCCCCGCACGGCTACGGCGCCATCGccgccgccccgccgccgcccTACCCCTACCTCGTCACAG GGATACCTACCCACCACCCCAGGGTCTACAACATCCACAGTCGGAATGTCACCCGGTACCCTGCCAATTCCATCGTTGTGGTCGGAGGCTGCCCAGTCTGCAG GGTCGGGGTCCTGGAGGACTCATTCACCTTCCTGGGCATCTTCTTGGCCATCGTCCTGTTCCCCTTTGGGTTCATCTGCTGTTTCGCCTTGAGGAAGCGAAGATGCCCCAACTGTGGAGCCAACTTCACTTAA